From Micromonospora rhizosphaerae, the proteins below share one genomic window:
- a CDS encoding GNAT family N-acetyltransferase: MVTDRSASAEAPGEEVGRDGVRLRPVAEADLAMFRRFATEPGLIGLDWHGFRDAGAPARRFVVDGWLGEEDGRLIVEIEAERAAAGFVSYRSGLYGGVAKHWEIGIALLPHWRGRGIGWRAQAVLCDYLFCHTPAQRIQAGTHPENIAEQRSLEKAGFQLEGVVRACEFRAGAWRDGHLYSRLRDDPSPWERGPG; this comes from the coding sequence ATGGTGACGGATCGATCGGCGTCAGCGGAGGCTCCCGGCGAGGAGGTGGGTCGTGACGGCGTGCGGCTGCGACCGGTGGCCGAGGCGGATCTGGCGATGTTTCGCCGGTTCGCCACCGAGCCGGGCCTGATCGGGCTGGACTGGCACGGGTTCCGGGACGCCGGGGCGCCGGCGCGGCGCTTTGTCGTCGACGGCTGGCTGGGGGAGGAGGACGGCCGGCTGATCGTCGAGATCGAGGCGGAGAGGGCCGCCGCCGGCTTCGTTAGCTACCGGTCCGGGCTTTACGGCGGGGTGGCGAAGCACTGGGAGATCGGAATCGCTCTGCTGCCGCATTGGCGGGGCCGGGGGATCGGGTGGCGGGCCCAGGCGGTGCTCTGCGACTACTTGTTCTGCCACACCCCGGCCCAGCGGATCCAGGCCGGCACCCACCCGGAGAACATCGCCGAGCAGCGGTCGCTGGAGAAGGCCGGCTTCCAGCTCGAAGGTGTGGTCCGGGCCTGCGAGTTCCGCGCCGGCGCCTGGCGCGACGGCCACCTCTACAGCCGGCTCCGCGACGACCCGTCCCCGTGGGAGCGCGGGCCGGGCTGA